The following is a genomic window from Armatimonadota bacterium.
ACACCGCGGTTGACCGGGAACGAGCCGTACTGACCAATGAGCCAGCCCAAGAAAGGGATCTCGAACAACTCGACCTTGGCCATGAAGAATATCTGGCGGTGCAGGGCCGAGCCGGCCACCGGCGGATCGAGGTAGCTGATGTGGTTCGGTGCGACGATGAACCCACCCCGCCGCGGGACATTCCTGCGTCCGGTCACCTGCCAGCGGCAGAACACGAACAGCAGCGCTCGGATTGCGCGCACGCAGACGAAATAGAGAAAACGGCGGGCAAGGCCCTTGTCCCCGGGACCGCGCTCAGTGCTGCGGCGATCTACGCCAGGGCGTGAATCTCGCGCGCCAGTTGCTGCAGTTGCTGTGATCCTTCCACTCCTTCCGCCCACGCCGGCGGAATGCCCGGCAGACCGAGGTAGGCTCCGCTCAACGCCCCGGTCACAGCGGCAATCGTATCACAATCGCCCCCGCCGTTGACGGCCAGCAGAACCGATTCCGCGAAGTCATCGGGCGTAGAGACAAAGCAGTAAACTGCCGCCGGGACCGCTTCGACGGCGAGGCCGGAGCAACCCAACTCGTTCATCGCCAACCTCGGCGGGAGGTCGAGCACATCAGGAATGCCTCGGATCGCGGTGGTCATTCGGCGGTCGTGTTCTTCGGCGGCTGCGGCGGCATGATCCAGGAACGCAGCGACGTCGAGCGGCCCCTGTGCGAAGAGCAGGTGAGCGACCGCCGCGGCGATGGTCACGGCACCTGCGACCGCGCGCGCGTCGCGGTGGGTCATCAGGCTGGATGCCACGACGTCCTCGACGAGTCCCCCCGGGCTGCGGCAGTCCAGGAGGCCGATCACGACCGCCCTCGGGACGGGGCCGCAGCCTGCCGACTGTGATCCCGCGTCGCGCCATGCTGCGCCGCGCAGGAGCCGTTCGCACGCCTCCGCGGTGCCAGCGCCCGGTCGGCGCGGATCGCCTCCCGCCCACCACTCGCTCAGTGCTTGCGCAGCTGCATCGGCGTCAAACCGTCCGACCCTGACGATGGACTCCCCGATGGCGATGGCCATCTGCGTGTCGTCGGTGTACTGGCCCGCGCGTAAGTCGGGCGCGGGCAAGAAATCGGCGATCCTGCCCCAGCGCGCGTGGATCTCGTGCCGCGTCAGTCCCTCAGCAGGCATGCCCAGCGCGTCGCCTATCGCGAGGCCGACGAGGCACCCCACAAGACGCCCTGCATCCGGTTTGTCCGGCGTCCGATTCGACATCGTGCTTCGCCGCAAGGGTTCACCGAGCGCCGCAGGTTTCCCTGCCCGCAGGTCGCGTGTCGGGGCCGGTGCGAGCTGCGTCTCCGCGTTCTTTCGCATTACACCCGGTCCGTTGCGTGCCGCGATACGAACAGACTCGCCTTGACCCTACAAAGCCGCCCCGCTATAATCAGGCGACGTAGCGCCGGAGCCCCGGGGCCTTCTGGGCTGCTGGAGACTGGAGGAATCCGATGAGCCAAACGACACAGGTGCTGCTCGGAATCTACCTCGTGATGTATATCGTGCTCGCCCTAGCGCTCCTTATTGCAGTCCTCTACGTGATATTCAAGGTCAAGTCGCTGATCCGCCAGATCAACGACCGCGTGAATCCCGTCATCAAGCAGGTCGAAGACGCCGTATCGAAGGTCACCGGGGCGGCGCACACAGTGGCGGATCGCGCGGAGCATATCGCGGAGACCGCGCAAACCACTGCGGATCACGTGGCCAGGCGCGTCGAGTCGACATCCGAGGTCATACGGGATACCGTGGTGCAGCCCGCCATCGGCGTCAACTCTGTGCTCACCGGAATGCGCCGGGCCGCGGAGGCCCTGCGCGATCGCTGGATGCGGCGCGCGGGCGCCGGCGGCAAGACCTCAGACGAGGGCTGAGCGCCGTTGGCCTCGCATCCAAAGGGGATGATCCTGGCTGCGGGCGGCGGCACGCGCCTGTATCCCCTAACCTTTGCCACCGCCAAGCCGATGGTGCCCGTGCTCAACCGCCCGGTCATGGCGCACATCGTCGCCCTCCTGCGGCGCCACGGCGTCACCCACCTCATCGCCAACCTGCACCACCACGGCGAGCAGATCGCATCCTACTTCGGCGACGGTTCCCAGTTCGGCGTCTCCCTGGAGTACTCCCGCGAAGAGCAGATCCTCGGCACGGCCGGCGGCGCCAGGAACGTCGCAAGCTTTTTCGGCGGCGAGTCGTTTCTCGTGATCGGGGGCGATGACCTGGCGGACTTCGACCTCACGTCGATGACGGCATTTCATCGGGAGCGGAGTGCTCTGGCAACCATAGCCGTGTCCCAGGTGGATCCGGGGCGAGTCAGCCAGTTCGGCATCGTCGTCACCGAGGACGATGGGCGGATTAAGTCGTTCGAGGAGAAGCCCCAGGCCAACGAAGCGAAGAGCCGCCTCGCCAATACCGGCGTCTACATCCTGGAACCGGAGGTGCTGGATCTCGTTCCGGCAGGCGAGTTCTTTGACTTCGGCAAGCAAGTGTTTCCGCTGCTGCTCGAGCGCGGCGCCCCGTTCTTCGCGTGGGTCGCGGCGGGGTACTGGAAGGACATCGGCAACCCGCAGGAATACCTCGAAGCAAACGTTGATTCTCTCGATGGGCGGGCGGGCATTACCGCCGAAGGCGAGGAGATCGCACCCGGTGTATGGCGTGATGGTGCGGCGGAGATCGTCTCCGGCGCAGTCGAGGGTCCGGCGGTCCTCGGGGCGGGATGCCGGGTGGAAAGCGCCGGGCACGTGCGTCGGCCGGTCATTGGGGCTGGGGCGCGCATCCCCGGCCGAGCGCGGCTGGACGAATGTGTCGTGTGGGACGGGGTGGACGTCCCCGAAATGGCTGCCCGCAGGGCGATATTCGCCCCCGGGTGCGTGGTATGGGCATAAGGCGCTGAGGAGGCCCGACGCGCAGCCCCTGTAATGGCCTCCTGCCGCTAGGCCGGCGGCAGCGCGATCTAATGCACTACCGACGGCGGATGGGGCGGTTCGGGGATGACGCCGAAGTTCTTCTCGTAGTTGCGGACGTTCTCCTCCAGCGCGCGCACGAATGACTTCGCTACGGCCGGATGGAGCACAACGCGGGTGAGGGGCTCGGACTTATTCGGATCCGGCTGCTCGGGCGTGCTGCGCTTGAAGTCGAGCAAGAACTCCAACGGGCCGTGGGTTATCCGCGCGAAATTGGCGTAGACAACGGGGAAATCCTCGGTCGGCTCTTCATCGGGCACTGTCACTGCTCTCCCCGGAGGCGCTTTTCTCTGCGCGCTCCTCCAGTTCAGCTTCGGCCTCCTGTGCCATGCGGCGCAGGTCGGCCCTGATCGCGGCCTCAGCGAGGGGAACGAGCGACCCCAGGAAGCCGCGTGCGGGCGCATCGAGGACGATCGGCTGCGGCTCCCCGTCCTCATCAGGAGCGAGATAGACCGAGAGGTCGCCCAGATGTCCCAAGGACAGGGGGAAATCCAGCGGGTTCTCCTCGTGCCTCATCCCTCACACCCTCCATTCCGGAAAACGCTCGCCTCACCGCTAGAATTCTAGCATTTGGCTCCCCGGTTGGCAAGGGGAGAGGAGGGCGAAAGCAAACACCCATTTGCATCAGTGGGCTCGACACGCGCCGGATGAGCACGGCCTACGCGGCTCCACGGAAATGCTCGACTACCCGCGTCAGTCCGTCGTCCATCGGAACCTGGGCCGACCAGCCGAGGCAGCGCTCCGCCAGGCGGCAGTCCAGGTAGATCTCCCGCACCTCGCCGGGCCGTTCCGGGGCATGCCGCGCGGCGTGCTGGAAGCCGGTGAGCGCGGCCATCAAGGCGTAGAGGTCGTTGACGGACGTCGGCCGCCCGGTGCCGATATTCACCGGTCCGGGAGGGTCAGCCTCCGTGGCGAGTATGTTTGCTCGCACCACATCGCCGACATAGACGAAGTCGCGCGTCTGCTCCCCGTTGCCGAATATCGTCGGGGCATCCCCACGCAGCATGGCATTGGCAAAGATGGCGATCACCCCCGCTTCGCCGTGGGGATCCTGGCGCGGCCCATACACGTTGGCGTAGCGCAGGATCGAGCATTTCGGCCCACCCTGCTGTTGGAAGATACGCAGGAACTGCTCGGCGGCGAACTTGTCGAGCCCGTACGGCGCGAGGGGCTTGACCGGATGGCTCTCGTCCGCAGGCAGGTATTCCGGCTCGCCGTATATCGCGCCGCCCGTGGACGAGAATATGACCCGCTCCACGCCATGGGCTGCGCAGCGTTCCAGGACGCGAACCGTGCCGACGACATTCACTTCGATATCATGCGCCGGGTCGGCCACCGATCGGCGCACGTCAATCTGGGCCGCGTGATGATTTACGACCTGCGGCTGGTGCGCCGCGAATACCTCTTCGAGGCACGGGTCGAGAATGCTCAGCTGGTGAAAAGCCGCTGCCGGGTTGACGTTCTGGCGCGCGCCGGATGACAGGTCGTCCACGACCGCGACCTCGTGGCCGGCCTCGACATACGCGTCCACGACATGCGACCCGATGAACCCGGCGCCGCCGGTGACCAGAATCCTCACGCGCCGCGCTCCATTTCGCGCATGACGAGCACGGAAGCGCCGACGATGCCCGCGTCATCGCCCAGTTCCGCGGGTACGATGCGCGCCGAACTCGCGGGTACCATCATGGCGCGTGCCGCAACCACCCGGCGGGCGGGCGCGAGGAGCACCTCTCCGGCCTGCGCGATGCCGCCGCCGACGACCAGCACCTCGGGGTTGTAGAGCGTGATCAGGTTGGTCAGGCCGACGCCGACGTAGTGCCCCGTCTCCGCCATCACTTCCACGCACAGGCCGTCGCCCTCGCTCGCGCATTCCACGATAAGGGCCGGGGTGACGCGCGAGATGTCGTACTCAATACGCTCGCCGAGCAGGCTCTCGCGGCCGGTTTGCAGTTTGACGATGGCGCGGTCAATGATGGCGTCGCGACCGGCGAGCGCTTCCCAGCAGCCGTGGTTGCCGCAGCCGCATTTCGGCCCGTTGACCTCAATCACCATGTGTCCGACTTCGGCGAAGCCCTCGGTCGAACCCAGGCGCAGTTCGCCGTCGCTGACGACGCCGCCCCCAATGCCGGTTCCGAGGGTGATCATGACCATGTGCCGGGCGCCCTTGCCGGCGCCGAAACGGTACTCGCCGAGGGTGGCCGTCTTAACGTCGTTGAGCATGAAGGTGGCGACGCCGAGCGCGGCCTGAACGGGTTCCGTCACCGCGACGTCGCGGCAGTCCGCGAAGTTTGGTGAGAAGTGGCAGATCCCCTGCGGCGAATCGTGGAGACCGGGCACCCCCATGCCGATGCCGCACAGATCCTGAGCCGTGATGCCGTGCTCTGCCATCGCCTCGCGCAATGCCTCGACAACCTGCTCGAGCGTCTTCGGCATGCCCTGATCGGCGAGCGCGGGGCGGCGCGCGTCACACAGGATGTGCGCTTGCTTGTCGAGGATTCCGGCGCGCACGTTGGTGCCGCCGATGTCTACGCCGGCGACGTACTGCGCCTTCGGGTTCGGCTTGAGCTGAGCCATGGGAGCGCCTCCGTCGAAGAAAGCCAGCGGCCGCTTCCGCTGGGAATGGCTGTTCGACAAAGACGCGGCCGTTCCCTGCGAGTCGCGGGGGCGGTGTGCAGCGGACCGGCCGCCGACCGCCGCCCCTGCGCACTATTAGTGGTTTAGGCCACCGTTCTGCGGTTACACAGCCGCGCCTCGCCGTCAATTGACACTCCCCCGAGTGTTGTCTATAATGTTCGTGGCGGAGGGAACGGGCTCGGCGCCCATCGGCGTGCGCCCTCCGCCGTTTGCCATGATAGTCCTTGAAGAACTGTGCCCTGATATCGCGTCGGATCTCGAGTGCGTGGCGGCCGAGGTGGCTGCGATCGCGGCCGGCGACCAGATACCGGTAGCCGAGGCCGCCCGCCACCTGGCCGCGACCCCTGGCAAGCGACTTCGGCCAGGGCTGCTGCTGCTCGCCGCGCGGGCGTGCGGTTACGCCGGGCCGGCGTGCATACTCCCGGCGGCTGTGATCGAAGTCCTGCACGGGGTATCGCTGGTTCATGACGATGTGATTGACGAAGCCGACACGCGTCGTGGAATGGCCTCCACGCGCGCGGTGTGGGGCAACAAGATGGCGGTGCTGCTGGGCGATCACCTGCTCGCGGGCGCCTTCAAGCGGTTGACGGAGAGCGGCGAGCGCCTGGTCATGATGGAGATCGCCGACACCGCGCGGGAAATGTGCCGCGGCCAAATCCGGGAGACGATGTTGGCCGGCCTGGATCTGACCGAGGCGCAGTACCTCGACATCGTGTCGGAGAAGACCGCTTCGCTCTTCGCGGCGAGTTGCCGCCTCGGAGCCGCCGCCGCCGAGGCGGGTGAGCGTGAACGGCAGACGCTTGATTCCTTCGGCAGGCGCTTCGGCATTGCCTACCAGATCGCGGATGACGTATCCGACCTCACCGGGGTGCCGGAGGCCATGGGCAAGCCGGTGGCGCGGGACCTGGCGCAGGGCCAGATCACGCTCCCCATCATCCACGCGCTGCGCGACGGCTCGCCCGCT
Proteins encoded in this region:
- a CDS encoding ADP-ribosylglycohydrolase family protein; its protein translation is MSNRTPDKPDAGRLVGCLVGLAIGDALGMPAEGLTRHEIHARWGRIADFLPAPDLRAGQYTDDTQMAIAIGESIVRVGRFDADAAAQALSEWWAGGDPRRPGAGTAEACERLLRGAAWRDAGSQSAGCGPVPRAVVIGLLDCRSPGGLVEDVVASSLMTHRDARAVAGAVTIAAAVAHLLFAQGPLDVAAFLDHAAAAAEEHDRRMTTAIRGIPDVLDLPPRLAMNELGCSGLAVEAVPAAVYCFVSTPDDFAESVLLAVNGGGDCDTIAAVTGALSGAYLGLPGIPPAWAEGVEGSQQLQQLAREIHALA
- a CDS encoding NDP-sugar synthase; the encoded protein is MASHPKGMILAAGGGTRLYPLTFATAKPMVPVLNRPVMAHIVALLRRHGVTHLIANLHHHGEQIASYFGDGSQFGVSLEYSREEQILGTAGGARNVASFFGGESFLVIGGDDLADFDLTSMTAFHRERSALATIAVSQVDPGRVSQFGIVVTEDDGRIKSFEEKPQANEAKSRLANTGVYILEPEVLDLVPAGEFFDFGKQVFPLLLERGAPFFAWVAAGYWKDIGNPQEYLEANVDSLDGRAGITAEGEEIAPGVWRDGAAEIVSGAVEGPAVLGAGCRVESAGHVRRPVIGAGARIPGRARLDECVVWDGVDVPEMAARRAIFAPGCVVWA
- a CDS encoding DUF3467 domain-containing protein is translated as MPDEEPTEDFPVVYANFARITHGPLEFLLDFKRSTPEQPDPNKSEPLTRVVLHPAVAKSFVRALEENVRNYEKNFGVIPEPPHPPSVVH
- a CDS encoding NAD-dependent epimerase/dehydratase family protein produces the protein MRILVTGGAGFIGSHVVDAYVEAGHEVAVVDDLSSGARQNVNPAAAFHQLSILDPCLEEVFAAHQPQVVNHHAAQIDVRRSVADPAHDIEVNVVGTVRVLERCAAHGVERVIFSSTGGAIYGEPEYLPADESHPVKPLAPYGLDKFAAEQFLRIFQQQGGPKCSILRYANVYGPRQDPHGEAGVIAIFANAMLRGDAPTIFGNGEQTRDFVYVGDVVRANILATEADPPGPVNIGTGRPTSVNDLYALMAALTGFQHAARHAPERPGEVREIYLDCRLAERCLGWSAQVPMDDGLTRVVEHFRGAA
- a CDS encoding ROK family protein, translating into MAQLKPNPKAQYVAGVDIGGTNVRAGILDKQAHILCDARRPALADQGMPKTLEQVVEALREAMAEHGITAQDLCGIGMGVPGLHDSPQGICHFSPNFADCRDVAVTEPVQAALGVATFMLNDVKTATLGEYRFGAGKGARHMVMITLGTGIGGGVVSDGELRLGSTEGFAEVGHMVIEVNGPKCGCGNHGCWEALAGRDAIIDRAIVKLQTGRESLLGERIEYDISRVTPALIVECASEGDGLCVEVMAETGHYVGVGLTNLITLYNPEVLVVGGGIAQAGEVLLAPARRVVAARAMMVPASSARIVPAELGDDAGIVGASVLVMREMERGA
- a CDS encoding polyprenyl synthetase family protein; this translates as MFVAEGTGSAPIGVRPPPFAMIVLEELCPDIASDLECVAAEVAAIAAGDQIPVAEAARHLAATPGKRLRPGLLLLAARACGYAGPACILPAAVIEVLHGVSLVHDDVIDEADTRRGMASTRAVWGNKMAVLLGDHLLAGAFKRLTESGERLVMMEIADTAREMCRGQIRETMLAGLDLTEAQYLDIVSEKTASLFAASCRLGAAAAEAGERERQTLDSFGRRFGIAYQIADDVSDLTGVPEAMGKPVARDLAQGQITLPIIHALRDGSPASRDELRAILNGQVGAGVDLARIREVIAEAGGFEYATGRIRRFADEAADQLVELAESPARECLLALTRDALAAPITTRN